A single region of the Elusimicrobium sp. An273 genome encodes:
- a CDS encoding bifunctional metallophosphatase/5'-nucleotidase → MRLRKMMFLWALPLAAVCFCQPLCAEKLAVYHTSDIHGYYFSRADKSGQPHGGFAVLENVLLQEKEPFVILDSGDFSSGNKEANASDGRYSVELMNAAGKTPKNLSGQGYAALTIGNHDSDFGAETLGQMLGGFNGDVLSVNVEGLQIPGKQIQPYKIFNWNGKKVAVIGFSMDGPGMSGMELKKLSAADWEKLLQELQAAQPDAVLLLAHDSIADPRKPSQLMDVLTAAPSAADTIDVFLGGHAHLQHAQHKMGDNGPLFVESGSMLEGVSRVELDFDDETGQLTGVTSSYIALNPAKWGENKAVKEKLDQIEDKSLTRVFASVPVTLYKYPQGPDAAPDVAKMLADYMKKWLEPQEKVDFALFQLPGIRRDLNPGNLTGRDLAELLPYTEYVSTFNITGKKFKQAVEDSLKCNPDGKNYSMFAYSDNVYIEYKCKPGNKKHPVKVTKLLLNGKKMSGRKTYRAAAIGHIPDGYFEGAPFKITKNPQKKIYKKTSGELLFDIVEQLPGQTPAEKQFKAPQDLRIKQVK, encoded by the coding sequence ATGCGCTTACGCAAAATGATGTTCCTTTGGGCGCTGCCGCTGGCCGCAGTGTGCTTTTGCCAGCCGCTCTGCGCGGAAAAACTGGCCGTCTATCATACCAGCGATATACACGGCTACTATTTCTCCCGCGCCGATAAATCCGGGCAGCCTCACGGCGGGTTTGCCGTTTTAGAAAACGTCCTGCTGCAAGAAAAAGAACCTTTTGTGATACTGGACTCCGGCGATTTTTCAAGCGGCAATAAAGAAGCCAACGCCTCCGACGGCCGCTACTCCGTTGAACTGATGAATGCCGCCGGCAAAACCCCTAAAAACCTATCGGGCCAAGGCTACGCCGCGCTGACCATCGGCAACCACGACAGCGACTTTGGCGCCGAAACGCTGGGCCAAATGCTGGGGGGATTTAACGGGGACGTGCTTTCCGTCAATGTAGAAGGTTTGCAAATTCCCGGCAAACAGATTCAGCCCTATAAAATTTTCAATTGGAACGGCAAAAAAGTAGCCGTCATCGGTTTTTCCATGGACGGCCCCGGCATGAGCGGTATGGAGCTTAAAAAACTTTCCGCCGCCGACTGGGAAAAACTGCTCCAAGAACTCCAAGCCGCACAGCCCGACGCCGTACTGCTGCTGGCCCACGACTCCATTGCCGACCCGCGCAAACCTTCCCAATTAATGGACGTCCTCACGGCCGCGCCGTCCGCCGCCGACACGATTGACGTATTTTTAGGCGGCCATGCCCACCTGCAGCACGCCCAGCATAAAATGGGCGACAACGGCCCGCTGTTTGTGGAAAGCGGATCGATGCTGGAAGGAGTCAGCCGCGTAGAATTGGATTTTGACGATGAAACCGGCCAATTAACCGGCGTTACGTCTTCTTATATCGCTTTAAATCCCGCAAAATGGGGGGAAAATAAAGCCGTTAAAGAAAAGCTGGATCAGATAGAGGACAAATCGCTTACGCGCGTTTTTGCCTCGGTTCCGGTCACTCTTTACAAATACCCGCAAGGGCCGGACGCCGCACCGGATGTGGCCAAAATGCTGGCCGATTATATGAAAAAATGGCTGGAACCCCAGGAAAAAGTGGATTTTGCCTTGTTCCAGCTGCCGGGCATCCGCCGCGATTTAAACCCCGGCAACCTGACGGGGCGCGACCTGGCCGAACTGCTGCCGTATACGGAATACGTGTCCACCTTCAACATTACCGGCAAAAAATTTAAGCAGGCCGTTGAGGACAGCTTAAAATGCAATCCGGACGGGAAAAATTACTCTATGTTTGCCTATTCGGACAATGTCTACATTGAATACAAATGCAAACCCGGCAACAAGAAACATCCCGTCAAGGTAACGAAACTGTTGCTTAACGGCAAAAAAATGTCCGGCCGGAAAACATACCGCGCCGCCGCGATTGGGCATATTCCGGACGGGTATTTTGAAGGAGCTCCTTTCAAAATTACCAAAAACCCGCAGAAAAAAATCTACAAAAAAACAAGCGGCGAATTGCTGTTTGACATTGTAGAACAGCTGCCGGGCCAAACACCTGCCGAAAAGCAGTTTAAAGCGCCGCAAGACCTGCGCATCAAACAAGTAAAATAA
- the pyk gene encoding pyruvate kinase codes for MPKNTDFCKIVATIGPDTSNEKAIEQLVLAGVSVFRCNCSHGSLPEYQERVTNIRKMEKKYNCTLGILFDLQGPKLRIGTFKDYRITLKEGDKFRLDMNPEPGDQTRVCLPHKEIFAAMKDGLELLLNDGVVRLRVDAHTADTADCTVIAGGELSNKKGVNVPGVKLPLSALTAKDKEDLKIAEMLGADFIGLSFVQEPEDIIELRSLMKSKAHIIAKIEKPSAIEHLREIIDLTDVIMVARGDLGVETSPELVPVLQKKIVSGCRKAGKPVIVATQMLESMIHNVMPTRAEASDVATAVYDGVDAVMLSAETAQGDHPYEAVATMRRIIETVEKDHRYRKGLSTLERKNDSTKEGAITSAASLVATNMDTANVIVTFTDSGSTTLRASQQRAGGLPILALTPNITTARQLAVVWGVTPIVIENLKNFDDMTAETKKAVLAQKLAKEGDNVVVTAGIPFGKAGTTNMLYVMNI; via the coding sequence ATGCCTAAGAATACAGACTTTTGCAAAATCGTCGCGACCATTGGGCCCGACACCAGCAATGAAAAAGCAATTGAACAATTAGTTTTAGCCGGGGTATCCGTGTTCCGCTGCAACTGCAGCCACGGCTCTTTGCCGGAATACCAGGAAAGAGTAACCAACATCCGCAAAATGGAAAAGAAATACAACTGCACCCTGGGTATTTTATTTGACTTGCAAGGCCCGAAGCTTCGCATCGGCACCTTTAAAGATTACCGCATTACCTTGAAAGAAGGCGACAAATTCCGCTTGGATATGAACCCGGAACCGGGCGACCAGACCCGCGTCTGCCTGCCGCACAAAGAAATTTTTGCCGCGATGAAAGACGGCTTGGAGCTCTTGCTTAACGACGGCGTCGTCCGCCTGCGCGTGGACGCCCACACCGCCGATACGGCCGACTGCACCGTCATCGCCGGCGGCGAACTGTCCAACAAAAAAGGCGTCAACGTGCCCGGCGTAAAACTGCCGCTCTCCGCGCTGACCGCCAAAGACAAAGAAGATTTGAAAATTGCCGAAATGCTGGGCGCCGATTTTATCGGTCTGTCCTTCGTACAGGAACCGGAAGACATCATTGAGCTGCGCAGCTTGATGAAATCCAAAGCCCACATCATCGCCAAGATTGAAAAACCCTCCGCCATTGAACACCTGCGCGAAATCATTGACTTGACCGACGTCATCATGGTTGCCCGCGGCGACCTGGGCGTGGAAACCAGCCCCGAATTGGTGCCGGTCTTGCAGAAGAAAATCGTTTCCGGCTGCCGCAAAGCGGGCAAACCGGTCATCGTAGCTACGCAGATGTTGGAATCCATGATTCACAACGTCATGCCCACCCGCGCCGAAGCTTCCGACGTGGCCACCGCCGTTTACGACGGTGTGGACGCGGTCATGCTCTCGGCCGAAACTGCCCAGGGCGACCACCCCTACGAAGCCGTAGCCACTATGCGCCGCATCATTGAAACGGTTGAAAAAGATCACCGCTACCGCAAAGGGCTTTCCACCTTGGAACGCAAAAACGATTCCACCAAAGAAGGCGCCATCACCTCGGCCGCCAGCTTGGTAGCCACCAATATGGATACGGCCAACGTAATCGTAACGTTCACGGACTCCGGCTCCACCACCCTGCGTGCTTCTCAACAGCGCGCCGGCGGGCTGCCGATCTTGGCCCTGACGCCTAACATCACCACGGCCCGCCAGTTGGCGGTTGTGTGGGGCGTTACGCCGATTGTGATTGAAAACCTGAAAAACTTTGACGATATGACCGCCGAAACCAAAAAAGCCGTTTTGGCGCAAAAACTCGCCAAAGAAGGCGACAACGTAGTGGTAACCGCCGGTATTCCGTTCGGAAAAGCCGGAACCACCAATATGCTTTACGTAATGAACATCTAA
- a CDS encoding DUF3078 domain-containing protein: MKRTLVCCVLFFSILLLPGVRAGAEGVKRGWEVELSKLSFDFNSTEVKNATEYKDFPQARLNADSQTAIRGFLDASADYYAHRYLWSNELILDYGRTKIRPVDGETLTNESADQILFTTGYTQRLWNIPNFLGGFELGPFANLGYETEFTKPEDAARKKVLRATAGVKLFEGTYLKSLFAAVVGERDYTYSPTSNKLAWEAGLKIEQPVREGVVAKYEVFFRDYLSESQSNQTDLDYEFSADARLEVQLYKNLYLAPFVSFYTAQAKYFGKRGENLYIGVSLSFSHLFKAADEISE; the protein is encoded by the coding sequence ATGAAACGAACTTTGGTTTGCTGTGTATTATTTTTCAGTATCTTGTTGTTGCCCGGCGTAAGAGCCGGGGCGGAAGGCGTTAAACGAGGCTGGGAAGTGGAACTGTCCAAGCTGTCGTTTGATTTTAATTCCACCGAAGTAAAAAACGCCACGGAATATAAAGATTTCCCGCAGGCGCGCCTGAACGCCGATTCCCAAACGGCCATTCGCGGCTTTTTGGATGCGTCGGCCGATTATTATGCCCACCGCTATTTGTGGAGCAACGAACTGATTTTGGATTACGGGCGCACCAAAATCCGCCCGGTGGACGGCGAAACGCTGACCAACGAAAGCGCCGACCAAATCCTGTTTACGACCGGCTATACGCAACGGTTGTGGAATATCCCTAATTTTTTAGGCGGTTTTGAGCTGGGGCCTTTTGCCAATTTAGGCTATGAAACCGAATTTACCAAGCCGGAAGACGCCGCCCGCAAAAAAGTGCTTCGCGCCACGGCGGGTGTAAAACTGTTTGAAGGCACGTATTTAAAAAGCTTGTTTGCCGCGGTGGTGGGCGAACGGGATTATACGTATTCCCCCACTTCCAACAAACTGGCGTGGGAAGCGGGCCTTAAAATAGAACAGCCCGTGCGGGAAGGCGTGGTGGCCAAGTATGAAGTTTTCTTCCGCGATTATTTAAGCGAATCCCAAAGCAACCAGACGGACTTGGATTATGAATTTTCGGCCGACGCCCGCCTGGAAGTTCAGCTGTATAAGAATTTGTATTTAGCCCCTTTCGTAAGCTTCTACACGGCGCAGGCCAAGTATTTCGGCAAGCGGGGCGAAAACCTGTATATCGGGGTGTCGCTCTCCTTTAGCCACTTGTTTAAAGCGGCAGACGAAATTTCCGAATAA
- a CDS encoding SIMPL domain-containing protein has protein sequence MKRLYFLFALACFLLFPAAALAQAPQLHVTAEAEVRVPPDRAAITFGLFEKTDNLRQGAERLNTASSQILQYLRTRGVEERFIQADNLQILPVYTAPAANRPEKLQYEISQTFTVTLEDPSQYEDVLYALLERGVNRITNVSFYSTQLRRYRDQARTQAIRAACEKARLMAEAAEVKLGKLTDLREADASAFWSPRWASNVSQNVLVPEASASEESAPATGMISVRAAVELTYKIK, from the coding sequence ATGAAACGTCTTTACTTTTTGTTTGCACTCGCCTGCTTTTTATTATTTCCGGCCGCGGCCTTGGCCCAGGCGCCGCAGCTGCACGTAACGGCCGAAGCCGAGGTGCGCGTTCCGCCCGACCGCGCCGCCATTACCTTTGGTCTTTTTGAAAAAACGGACAACCTGCGCCAAGGCGCCGAGCGGTTAAACACCGCTTCTTCCCAAATTTTGCAATACCTGCGCACGCGCGGCGTGGAAGAACGCTTTATTCAGGCGGATAATCTGCAAATTTTGCCGGTGTATACGGCCCCGGCGGCCAACCGCCCCGAAAAACTGCAGTACGAAATTTCCCAAACGTTTACCGTTACCCTGGAAGATCCCTCCCAATATGAAGACGTGCTGTATGCCTTATTGGAGCGGGGGGTAAACCGCATTACCAACGTTTCGTTCTATTCCACCCAGCTGCGCCGCTACCGCGACCAAGCCCGCACGCAGGCCATACGCGCCGCCTGCGAAAAAGCCCGTCTAATGGCAGAAGCGGCCGAAGTAAAATTGGGCAAGCTGACTGACCTTAGAGAAGCGGACGCCTCGGCCTTTTGGTCGCCCCGCTGGGCCAGCAACGTCAGCCAAAATGTGCTGGTGCCGGAGGCTTCCGCATCGGAAGAATCCGCCCCCGCCACGGGAATGATTTCCGTCCGCGCGGCGGTGGAACTGACGTACAAAATAAAATAA
- the gap gene encoding type I glyceraldehyde-3-phosphate dehydrogenase, with protein MIKVGINGFGRIGRFVFRAAQERNDIEIVGINDLCPVDYLAYMLKYDTMHGKFNGTVEADVANSQLIVNGKKIRVTAEKDPANLAWDKVGAEYVVESTGLFLTQEKAQAHIKAGAKYVVMSAPSKDATPMFVVGVNEKTYVKGTQFVSNASCTTNCLAPIAKVLNDKWGIKEGLMTTVHSTTATQKTVDGPSMKDWRGGRAASGNIIPSSTGAAKAVGKVIPELNGKLTGMSMRVPTLDVSVVDLTVNLAKPAKYEDICAAMKEAANGELKGILGYTDEAVVSSDFLGCPLTSIFDAKAGIALTDTFVKVVSWYDNEIGYSHKVLDLIAHMASVNK; from the coding sequence ATGATTAAAGTAGGTATTAACGGTTTTGGCCGCATCGGTCGCTTCGTGTTCCGCGCGGCGCAAGAACGCAATGACATTGAAATCGTCGGCATTAACGATTTGTGCCCCGTTGACTATTTGGCTTATATGCTCAAATACGATACGATGCACGGCAAATTTAACGGCACCGTGGAAGCTGATGTGGCGAACAGCCAGCTGATCGTCAACGGCAAAAAAATCCGCGTAACCGCCGAAAAAGACCCGGCCAACTTGGCTTGGGACAAAGTGGGCGCCGAATACGTCGTTGAATCCACCGGTTTGTTCCTGACCCAGGAAAAAGCGCAAGCCCACATCAAAGCCGGCGCCAAATACGTGGTTATGTCTGCTCCGTCCAAAGACGCCACCCCGATGTTCGTAGTGGGCGTCAACGAAAAAACCTACGTCAAAGGCACCCAGTTCGTATCTAACGCTTCCTGCACCACGAACTGCTTGGCTCCTATCGCCAAAGTGCTCAACGACAAATGGGGTATCAAAGAAGGCTTGATGACCACCGTACACTCCACCACCGCTACCCAGAAAACTGTAGACGGCCCGTCTATGAAAGACTGGAGAGGCGGCCGCGCCGCTTCCGGCAACATCATCCCGTCTTCTACGGGTGCCGCCAAAGCCGTAGGCAAGGTAATTCCGGAACTCAACGGCAAATTGACCGGTATGTCCATGCGCGTTCCGACCTTGGACGTCTCCGTGGTGGACTTGACCGTCAACTTGGCTAAACCGGCCAAATACGAAGACATCTGCGCCGCGATGAAAGAAGCCGCCAACGGCGAACTCAAAGGCATTTTGGGTTACACCGATGAAGCGGTGGTATCTTCCGACTTCTTGGGCTGCCCGCTTACGTCTATCTTTGATGCCAAAGCCGGTATCGCCCTGACGGATACCTTCGTGAAAGTCGTGTCTTGGTACGATAACGAAATCGGCTACTCTCACAAAGTGCTGGATTTGATCGCCCACATGGCTTCCGTCAACAAATAA
- a CDS encoding YbaK/EbsC family protein — MNPVEKVTHYLAQFSLEDRVITLDASSATVALAAQALGCPPALIAKTLSFVLKEGVILLVTAGDAKVDNPKYKAVFGQKPKMPAGDEVEALTGFAPGGVCPFAAKEGVKVYLDVSLKRFKTIYPAGGSGNTAVRLTPAELETASRAEKWVDVCKNWQEHTPAD, encoded by the coding sequence ATGAACCCTGTAGAAAAAGTAACCCACTATCTCGCGCAGTTTTCGCTGGAAGACCGCGTAATTACGCTGGACGCATCCAGCGCCACCGTGGCGCTGGCGGCCCAAGCGCTGGGGTGTCCGCCGGCCCTGATTGCAAAAACCCTCTCTTTCGTGTTAAAAGAAGGCGTTATTTTGCTGGTTACCGCCGGGGACGCCAAAGTGGATAACCCCAAATACAAGGCCGTATTTGGTCAAAAGCCAAAGATGCCCGCAGGGGACGAAGTGGAGGCCCTGACGGGTTTTGCCCCGGGGGGCGTATGCCCGTTTGCCGCCAAGGAGGGGGTAAAAGTGTATTTGGACGTTTCGTTAAAACGTTTTAAAACGATTTATCCCGCGGGGGGAAGCGGGAACACGGCCGTCCGCTTGACGCCCGCCGAATTGGAAACGGCCTCCCGCGCCGAAAAATGGGTGGACGTCTGCAAAAACTGGCAGGAACATACGCCCGCGGATTGA
- a CDS encoding S1C family serine protease — MRKIFISLFIFMFAFPGAAMAQGKSKMITSTVKATTEKSVSGLKKVPLETSLPKLKIVAPAAGTLRQAPVVPNMTKAAILEKLQELQQEVNSLRKANIELQASATSNAIPSDAYIFQSRETNDMSVRSNLFSGSVFSIEYNGKKEVYGVVAAHAIAGDPLEKYSLHKTFTAIIYKNGLQKLVPVEVVAVSPQSMLDIALVKFPAEIEPLLLPYRLGDITDEINLISKGFSGPVPTAVTNREIIACTPLSIRTTMPLERMARPGLCGSAVLNSKNELVGIHTGSIYSTAGEEADIAYATPSYYLKNLVEAYHNPGKGTFPFIVNGQKIADFAIEEYVTHLSLSDANNHMLWQLQVPSKLPYSKLQEALENYPQAKFLQITTRHASWTEDGYAFVENRTKTDRNKKTTYTYDLQEQKLLTAFQSVYNPTFRQRKTIKIYPQL, encoded by the coding sequence ATGAGAAAAATCTTTATTTCCCTTTTTATTTTTATGTTTGCTTTTCCGGGGGCAGCGATGGCCCAGGGAAAGTCAAAAATGATCACTTCCACCGTGAAAGCAACGACGGAAAAATCCGTTTCCGGCCTCAAAAAAGTGCCGCTTGAAACTTCTCTTCCCAAACTTAAAATCGTTGCTCCCGCAGCGGGCACGCTCCGCCAGGCGCCCGTAGTTCCCAATATGACAAAAGCCGCCATTTTGGAAAAATTGCAAGAACTGCAGCAGGAAGTGAATTCCCTGCGCAAGGCCAACATTGAACTCCAAGCTTCCGCCACCAGCAATGCCATTCCTTCGGATGCCTATATTTTCCAATCCCGGGAAACGAATGACATGAGCGTCCGTTCCAATCTGTTTTCCGGTTCGGTGTTTTCCATTGAATATAATGGGAAAAAAGAAGTCTACGGGGTAGTTGCCGCCCACGCCATTGCGGGAGATCCGCTGGAAAAATACTCCCTGCACAAAACCTTCACGGCAATCATCTATAAAAACGGCTTGCAAAAGTTAGTGCCCGTGGAAGTGGTGGCCGTGTCGCCGCAAAGCATGCTGGATATTGCCTTGGTTAAATTCCCGGCCGAAATCGAGCCGCTGCTGCTTCCCTACCGCTTAGGAGACATTACCGATGAAATCAATTTAATTTCCAAAGGCTTTTCCGGCCCGGTGCCCACCGCCGTAACCAACCGGGAAATTATTGCCTGCACGCCGCTTTCCATTCGCACCACCATGCCGCTGGAACGCATGGCGCGCCCCGGCTTATGCGGAAGCGCCGTGTTAAATTCCAAAAATGAATTGGTAGGCATTCACACCGGCAGTATTTACAGCACCGCCGGGGAAGAGGCCGACATTGCCTATGCCACGCCTTCTTATTATCTTAAAAATCTGGTGGAAGCATACCACAACCCGGGCAAAGGCACGTTTCCCTTTATCGTCAATGGCCAAAAAATAGCCGATTTTGCCATTGAAGAATACGTTACCCATCTTTCTCTTTCCGACGCCAACAACCATATGCTTTGGCAGCTGCAAGTGCCTTCCAAATTGCCGTATTCTAAATTACAGGAAGCCTTGGAAAATTATCCGCAGGCCAAGTTTTTGCAGATTACCACCCGCCACGCTTCGTGGACGGAAGACGGCTATGCCTTTGTGGAAAACCGCACCAAAACCGACCGCAACAAAAAAACCACCTACACCTATGACTTGCAGGAACAAAAATTGCTGACGGCGTTTCAATCGGTCTACAACCCCACCTTCCGCCAACGCAAAACGATTAAAATCTATCCGCAGTTATAA
- a CDS encoding DUF1893 domain-containing protein, whose translation MQKLMSLLTGCLLLCACSAVSQRTVSQEELLALAKGHDLVAVFPDGRVETYNGRGLGPLLKHLETGNLKGAQMYDKVTGRASALLLAYGGAASLHTGMLSKEAIPILKKYHIAYTADKEVDYILNRSKTGSCPMETAARPLDDAQQAFPILKAGFEELTSQNYTGK comes from the coding sequence ATGCAAAAATTGATGAGCTTATTAACCGGCTGTTTATTACTCTGCGCCTGCAGTGCTGTTTCTCAGCGCACGGTATCGCAGGAAGAACTGCTGGCCCTTGCCAAAGGGCATGATTTGGTGGCCGTCTTTCCGGACGGACGCGTTGAAACCTACAACGGCCGCGGCTTAGGCCCGCTGTTAAAACACCTGGAAACCGGCAATTTAAAAGGTGCCCAAATGTACGATAAGGTAACCGGGCGGGCGTCGGCCTTGCTGCTTGCCTACGGCGGTGCAGCCAGTTTGCACACGGGAATGCTTTCCAAAGAGGCCATCCCGATCTTAAAAAAGTACCACATTGCCTACACGGCCGACAAAGAGGTGGACTATATTTTAAACCGCTCCAAAACCGGCAGCTGCCCCATGGAAACGGCCGCCCGCCCCTTAGATGACGCCCAGCAGGCTTTCCCGATTTTAAAAGCGGGATTTGAGGAACTGACTTCTCAGAACTATACCGGAAAATAA
- a CDS encoding L-lactate dehydrogenase gives MEQNFVNFNKVGIIGCGFVGAASAFSLMQSGLFTEMVLIDSDQARAEGEALDISHGIPFAKPMEIYAGNYDDLKDAGLIIITAGANQKPGETRLDLVKKNIAIFKSIIPEITKRDFKGILLIVANPVDILTSVALKLSGYAPNRVLGSGTVLDTARLKYNLGQHLNVDSRSVHAFIIGEHGDSEIAAWSCANVSGIKLDKFCEMRGHFNHQEATRKIAEDVKNSAYEIIARKKATYYGIAMSVKRICEAIVRDEKSILPISAQMNGEYGISGVALSLPAIVNSQGVETHVPLQLNEEEVSALKKSADTLKKILEENQI, from the coding sequence ATGGAACAAAATTTCGTAAATTTTAACAAAGTGGGGATTATCGGCTGCGGATTTGTAGGGGCGGCCTCGGCCTTTAGCTTAATGCAAAGCGGCCTGTTTACCGAAATGGTGCTTATTGACAGCGACCAAGCCCGCGCCGAAGGCGAAGCGTTGGACATCAGCCACGGCATTCCGTTTGCCAAACCGATGGAAATTTATGCCGGCAATTATGATGATTTAAAAGACGCGGGCCTTATTATTATCACCGCCGGCGCCAACCAGAAACCCGGCGAAACCCGGTTGGATTTGGTCAAAAAGAACATCGCTATCTTTAAGTCCATCATTCCCGAAATTACCAAACGGGATTTTAAAGGCATTTTGCTCATTGTAGCCAACCCGGTGGATATTTTAACTTCCGTAGCCCTCAAGCTCAGCGGCTACGCGCCCAACCGCGTGCTGGGCTCCGGCACCGTGCTTGACACCGCCCGCTTGAAATACAACTTGGGCCAGCACTTAAACGTGGACAGCCGCAGCGTGCACGCCTTTATCATCGGCGAGCACGGCGACAGCGAAATTGCCGCTTGGAGCTGCGCCAACGTCTCGGGCATTAAGCTGGACAAATTCTGCGAAATGCGCGGGCACTTCAACCACCAGGAAGCTACCCGGAAAATTGCCGAAGATGTCAAAAACAGCGCCTACGAAATCATCGCCCGCAAGAAAGCCACCTATTACGGGATTGCCATGTCCGTCAAACGCATTTGCGAAGCCATCGTGCGCGACGAAAAATCCATCCTGCCGATTTCTGCCCAGATGAACGGGGAATACGGCATCAGCGGCGTGGCGCTCAGCTTGCCGGCCATCGTCAACAGCCAAGGGGTGGAAACCCATGTGCCTCTGCAGTTAAACGAAGAAGAAGTGTCCGCCCTTAAAAAATCGGCCGACACGCTTAAAAAAATCTTGGAAGAAAACCAAATTTAA
- a CDS encoding outer membrane beta-barrel protein, with product MIFAFKAAIITLYLTGGYPHEKLLLTLFCLSCFAPFAAAGDWGAAVKLGYGENDPQTMQDLFDYATAYNRELSKSGGIFALEVLHEWPSSEENKIGVKAGLDFYGENELKLHGLGTATEETYAIPVTVYYKWNKGLQNWSYWLGLGLSYLHTELDDLSDSKFFPHITGGVEYRFTQAFALGLDLKYNFSSKITKDGAVLSDRSGLSAALAGRFYF from the coding sequence TTGATTTTCGCTTTCAAAGCCGCTATCATAACGCTATATTTAACCGGAGGATATCCCCATGAAAAACTGCTTCTTACCCTATTTTGTTTATCTTGTTTTGCCCCTTTCGCAGCGGCGGGAGACTGGGGGGCTGCCGTAAAGTTGGGTTACGGCGAAAATGACCCCCAAACGATGCAAGACCTGTTTGACTACGCTACGGCCTATAACAGAGAGTTGAGCAAGTCGGGCGGAATTTTTGCGTTGGAAGTTTTGCACGAATGGCCTTCTTCCGAGGAAAACAAAATCGGCGTCAAGGCCGGACTGGATTTTTACGGAGAAAATGAACTGAAGTTACACGGCCTGGGCACCGCCACGGAAGAAACCTATGCCATCCCGGTAACCGTCTATTATAAATGGAATAAGGGCCTGCAAAACTGGAGTTATTGGCTCGGCCTGGGGCTAAGCTACCTCCATACGGAGCTCGATGATTTAAGCGACAGCAAATTTTTCCCGCACATTACCGGCGGGGTAGAGTACCGCTTTACGCAGGCCTTTGCCTTGGGCTTGGATCTGAAATATAACTTTTCCTCCAAAATCACAAAAGACGGAGCCGTTCTTTCAGACCGTTCCGGCTTGAGCGCAGCCTTGGCCGGCCGTTTTTATTTTTAA
- a CDS encoding inorganic diphosphatase, producing the protein MFTSNFNPWHHVSPGDKRTLPDVVNGVIEIPKGTRAKYELDKESGLLRLDRVLYSSVYYPANYGFIPRTYGADRDPLDILILSQAEVVPLCIVPARIIGVMRMLDNGEADDKIIGVAQGDPNVSHYTDISQLPEHLVSETMSFFEDYKKLENKSVVVEKIFDKKTAVKILQEAFIAYEEKFVTYSNFSHYCEK; encoded by the coding sequence ATGTTTACAAGTAATTTTAATCCGTGGCACCATGTGTCTCCCGGCGACAAAAGAACCCTGCCGGACGTGGTAAACGGCGTTATTGAAATTCCCAAAGGCACGCGCGCCAAATACGAATTGGACAAAGAAAGCGGCCTTTTGCGCTTAGACCGCGTGTTGTATTCTTCCGTGTATTATCCCGCCAACTATGGTTTTATCCCCCGCACGTACGGGGCGGACAGAGACCCGCTGGATATCTTGATTCTTTCCCAGGCCGAAGTCGTGCCGCTGTGCATTGTGCCGGCGCGCATTATTGGCGTAATGCGCATGTTGGACAACGGCGAGGCCGACGATAAAATCATCGGCGTGGCGCAGGGCGACCCGAACGTCAGCCACTATACGGATATTTCCCAGCTGCCGGAACATTTGGTTTCGGAAACGATGAGCTTTTTTGAAGATTATAAAAAATTGGAAAATAAGAGCGTCGTGGTGGAAAAAATCTTTGACAAGAAAACAGCCGTTAAAATTTTGCAGGAAGCGTTTATCGCGTATGAAGAAAAATTTGTTACGTACAGCAATTTTTCCCACTACTGCGAAAAGTAA
- a CDS encoding cyclophilin-like fold protein → MRFLSSLSAVILLLSACLAWQAESNTLDAKPQNALTMNLLINQKSFPVILADNPTARAFAESTPLTVTMNDLNNNEKYHYLSRPLPAQPKTAGHIKAGDLMLFGNDCLVLFYKDFPSSYRYTRIGTVQNPQQWVQMLGNNTVTVTFSR, encoded by the coding sequence ATGCGTTTTTTGAGCAGTTTGTCGGCCGTTATTCTTTTGCTTTCTGCCTGCTTGGCTTGGCAGGCAGAAAGCAACACGCTTGACGCGAAACCGCAAAACGCCTTGACTATGAACCTCCTGATTAACCAAAAATCTTTTCCCGTCATTTTGGCGGACAATCCCACCGCACGCGCCTTTGCCGAGAGCACGCCGCTGACGGTTACGATGAATGATTTAAACAACAACGAAAAATATCATTATCTTTCCCGCCCGCTGCCGGCCCAACCCAAAACGGCCGGGCACATTAAAGCGGGGGATTTAATGCTGTTTGGAAACGATTGTTTAGTGCTTTTTTACAAAGATTTTCCTTCCAGCTACCGCTACACCCGCATCGGCACGGTGCAAAACCCGCAGCAATGGGTGCAGATGTTGGGCAACAATACGGTAACGGTTACGTTTTCCCGCTGA